In a genomic window of Mucilaginibacter sp. KACC 22063:
- a CDS encoding OmpA family protein — protein MKTLNIKTAFIAVTLAAASIVNPGCNSLTKTQKGAAIGAGAGGTVGAFIGKAAGNTALGAIIGGAVGGTAGAFIGRNMDRQAAEIKQTVPGATVVREGEGIIVKFDSGILFDVDKTALKPVAQTNLQNLAASLQKNPETNIMIIGHTDNTGSDSYNMDLSVRRAEAVKSYITNSGVSAARLSTTGKGESEPIGDNTTASGRAQNRRVEIVIVANDQLKQEAKQQSGR, from the coding sequence ATGAAAACATTGAATATTAAAACAGCCTTTATCGCTGTAACATTAGCTGCTGCAAGTATTGTTAACCCAGGTTGTAACTCATTAACCAAAACACAAAAAGGCGCTGCTATAGGCGCAGGTGCCGGTGGTACCGTTGGTGCTTTTATTGGTAAAGCTGCGGGCAACACTGCATTAGGTGCAATTATTGGTGGTGCCGTAGGTGGTACAGCTGGTGCCTTCATTGGCCGTAATATGGACCGTCAGGCTGCAGAAATTAAACAAACCGTTCCGGGTGCTACTGTAGTTCGCGAAGGGGAAGGTATCATCGTGAAATTTGACTCAGGTATTTTGTTTGATGTAGATAAAACTGCTTTAAAACCAGTTGCTCAAACCAACCTGCAAAACCTTGCTGCATCACTTCAAAAAAATCCTGAAACCAATATAATGATCATCGGTCACACAGATAATACCGGTAGTGATAGCTATAACATGGATCTTTCTGTACGCCGTGCCGAAGCTGTTAAATCATACATTACAAATTCAGGTGTGAGCGCTGCGCGTTTAAGCACAACCGGTAAAGGCGAAAGCGAGCCGATTGGTGATAATACTACTGCATCTGGCCGTGCGCAAAACCGCCGTGTGGAAATTGTAATCGTAGCTAACGATCAATTAAAACAAGAAGCAAAACAACAATCTGGCAGATAA
- a CDS encoding HYC_CC_PP family protein: MLKKISVSLLALLYTVSVLGVALNFHYCLNQVASVKLYTTVKSCTPLKAVKAMKCCKDKHIDLKVKDGHQASVTTFSAQVFVADLPQTLFYVIAPAVKAAAVNNVTDRGPPLSGSQPPVYLINRNFRI, from the coding sequence ATGTTGAAAAAGATAAGTGTATCATTGCTGGCCTTACTGTATACAGTGAGCGTGTTGGGCGTTGCACTAAACTTTCACTACTGCCTTAATCAGGTTGCCTCTGTAAAACTTTATACCACCGTTAAAAGCTGTACGCCGCTTAAAGCCGTAAAGGCCATGAAGTGCTGTAAAGACAAGCACATCGATTTAAAGGTAAAAGACGGCCATCAAGCTTCTGTAACTACATTTTCGGCGCAGGTTTTTGTTGCCGATTTGCCACAGACCTTGTTTTACGTTATTGCACCTGCGGTTAAAGCTGCTGCCGTAAACAACGTTACAGACCGTGGCCCACCCTTATCAGGCAGTCAACCCCCGGTTTATCTCATCAACCGCAACTTCCGGATCTGA
- a CDS encoding heavy-metal-associated domain-containing protein, giving the protein MKTLKIFAILFIAAITTAKAQFTKAELQVSGLTCSMCSNATEKSLKKLTFIDGIKADLDHNLFVITFKKGADVNLDQISQRVQAAGFAVNSLKATFDFNNTEVSNNYHFNYNGNTYHFLNVGDKTLNGPVAVTLLDKNFVPAATYKKYAAQPIACYKTGKMGNTRIYHVTI; this is encoded by the coding sequence ATGAAAACCTTAAAAATATTTGCGATCCTTTTCATCGCTGCCATAACTACCGCCAAAGCACAATTTACCAAAGCCGAACTACAGGTAAGCGGGTTAACCTGCTCTATGTGCTCAAACGCCACCGAAAAATCACTAAAGAAATTAACTTTTATTGATGGCATTAAGGCAGATCTTGACCATAACCTTTTTGTAATAACCTTTAAAAAAGGCGCTGATGTAAACCTCGACCAGATCAGCCAGCGTGTGCAGGCAGCCGGTTTTGCGGTTAACAGCCTTAAAGCAACTTTCGATTTTAATAATACTGAGGTAAGCAATAATTACCATTTCAACTACAATGGCAATACCTATCATTTCTTAAATGTAGGTGATAAAACCCTTAACGGGCCGGTAGCCGTAACACTGCTTGATAAAAACTTTGTTCCGGCGGCAACCTATAAAAAATACGCTGCTCAGCCTATTGCCTGCTATAAAACTGGCAAAATGGGCAACACACGTATTTACCACGTTACCATTTAA
- the rimP gene encoding ribosome maturation factor RimP yields MTNIEKRVTQLAEEKLAEIERPDLFIVSVNMQPNGKLTILLDGDQGAGIDACAQVSRYVGHMLEEENTIDSAYTLEVSSPGIDFPLQQHRQFVKNIGRQVSVKMVDGTKKEGQLTSVDADSITIIEKVKIKGKKAEEVEVQLPFNQLTETKVLISFK; encoded by the coding sequence ATGACGAATATCGAGAAGCGGGTAACACAACTGGCTGAAGAAAAACTGGCTGAGATTGAACGCCCCGATTTATTTATTGTAAGTGTAAACATGCAGCCAAATGGCAAATTAACCATTTTGCTTGATGGCGACCAGGGGGCAGGTATTGATGCCTGTGCGCAGGTAAGCCGCTATGTAGGCCACATGCTTGAAGAAGAAAACACGATTGATAGCGCTTACACTTTAGAAGTATCATCGCCGGGGATTGATTTCCCATTACAGCAACACCGCCAGTTTGTGAAAAACATTGGCAGGCAGGTTTCCGTAAAAATGGTTGACGGTACCAAAAAAGAAGGCCAGCTTACCTCCGTTGATGCTGATAGCATAACCATTATTGAAAAAGTAAAAATAAAAGGAAAAAAAGCGGAAGAAGTGGAAGTACAGCTTCCTTTCAACCAGCTTACAGAAACAAAGGTTTTAATATCATTTAAATGA
- the nusA gene encoding transcription termination factor NusA, protein MSTTSINLIDSFQEFKDFKNIDRPTMMSVLEDVFRSMIRKKYGTDENCDVIVNTDNGDLEIWRTRQVVEDGFSEDDDLEIELAEAHQHDADLEVGDEFVEQITLESFGRRAILAARQTLVSKILELEKDEIFKKYKDRVGEIVTGEVYQVWKKETLILDDEGNELLLPKSEQIPADYFKKGDSVKAVVSKVDMMNSNPKIIISRTAPEFLQRLFELEVPEIFDGLITIKKIVREPGERAKVAVESYDDRIDPVGACVGMKGSRIHGIVRELKNENIDVINYTNNIQLYIQRALSPAKITSIKLDDEKKTAAVYLKPDQVSLAIGRGGHNIKLAGKLTGYEIDVYREADEEDEDVDIEEFADEIDSWIIDEFKRIGLDTAKSVLALTVNELVKRTDLEEETVKDVLSVLQAEFE, encoded by the coding sequence ATGAGCACAACCAGTATTAATTTAATTGATTCTTTTCAGGAATTTAAAGATTTCAAGAACATTGACCGCCCAACTATGATGAGCGTGCTTGAAGACGTATTCAGAAGCATGATCAGAAAAAAATATGGCACCGATGAAAATTGCGACGTTATCGTAAACACCGACAACGGTGACCTTGAGATCTGGCGCACGCGCCAGGTGGTTGAAGACGGCTTTTCTGAAGATGATGACCTGGAAATTGAGCTTGCCGAAGCACATCAGCACGATGCCGATCTTGAAGTTGGCGACGAATTTGTAGAGCAGATTACGCTGGAAAGTTTTGGCCGCCGTGCTATTTTAGCTGCACGCCAAACACTGGTATCAAAGATCCTTGAGCTTGAAAAAGACGAAATATTTAAAAAATATAAAGATCGCGTAGGCGAAATTGTTACAGGCGAAGTTTATCAGGTTTGGAAAAAAGAAACCCTGATACTTGATGATGAAGGCAACGAATTATTGCTGCCAAAATCAGAGCAGATCCCTGCAGATTATTTCAAAAAAGGCGATAGCGTTAAAGCTGTGGTAAGCAAGGTGGATATGATGAACAGTAATCCTAAGATCATTATCAGCCGTACCGCCCCAGAGTTTTTACAGCGTTTGTTCGAGCTTGAAGTTCCGGAAATTTTTGACGGCCTGATCACCATCAAGAAAATTGTTCGTGAACCAGGAGAGCGTGCTAAAGTAGCGGTTGAATCTTATGATGACCGTATAGATCCGGTTGGTGCCTGCGTAGGTATGAAGGGATCTCGTATACACGGTATCGTACGCGAATTAAAGAATGAAAACATTGACGTTATTAACTACACTAATAATATTCAATTATACATTCAGCGTGCATTATCACCGGCAAAAATCACATCTATTAAGTTAGATGATGAGAAAAAAACCGCTGCAGTGTATTTAAAGCCCGATCAGGTATCGTTAGCCATTGGTCGTGGCGGCCACAACATTAAATTGGCAGGTAAATTGACAGGTTATGAAATTGATGTTTACCGTGAAGCCGATGAAGAAGATGAGGACGTGGATATCGAAGAATTTGCAGACGAAATTGATAGCTGGATCATTGACGAATTTAAGCGCATTGGTTTAGACACCGCCAAGTCTGTACTTGCTTTAACCGTTAACGAATTGGTAAAACGTACTGATCTTGAAGAAGAAACAGTTAAAGACGTTTTATCTGTTCTGCAAGCCGAATTTGAATAA
- the infB gene encoding translation initiation factor IF-2, whose protein sequence is MSEDKSIKLIKAVKELNIGMNTIVDFLSSKGFKVDKSPNAKLDGDMYNTLLKEFAADKYLKEEAKQINIGKIRRDEPGQNPEKPLEQKPRGRDFEQEEILIKNITHTPAATAAPKPQPEEQANERSDALPGVKVIGKIDLNNLSGKAPEPKKEEPKQPQAEEVKPEPVKQPEPPAAKPEVPQAEVKPEPVKQTEAPVAPKPQPETPAAKPAEPQVEAKPVAEKPAATPPPATATPAPAQAPAATTGTTPTHDDNDVIRARAQRLSGPNIVGKITLPVNEPRRGGPVASSSNSNSADHKRKRKRKDLPGQNNQQQPGGQGQQGQGQGQGGNNQRGPQQGGNRPGYGNRPGFGNRPGQGGQNGGGNNRPGGYGNRNAPTTPKEEPSEKEIQDQIKATLARLSGAGKSGKFAQRAKFRRQKRDDIAASAEEAALEQEMQSKVLKVTEFVTANELASMMDVGVTQVISTCMSLGMFVSINQRLDAETLTIVAEEFGYQIEFVKPEDEEADLEEVDNEADLIPRAPIVTIMGHVDHGKTSLLDFIRKTNVIGGEAGGITQHIGAYEVKLPNDKGKITFLDTPGHEAFTAMRARGAQVTDIVIIVIAADDSVMPQTREAINHAQAANAPIIFAFNKMDRPGANADKVREQLAGMNILVEEWGGKYQTQEISAKTGMNVELLLEKVLLEAEILELKANPKKRAVGTVIEAALDKGRGIVTTVLVQAGTLRVGDPILAGCYSGRVKALFNERGQRIDNVGPSSPVQVLGMQGAPTAGDKFNALESETEARDIANKRLQLQREQGLRTQKHITLDEIGRRLAIGNFKELNVIVKGDVDGSIEALSDSLLKLSTDQIQVNIISKAVGQISDSDVLLASASDAIIIGFQVRPSGSARKLAEQEQIDIRLYSIIYDAINEIKAAMEGMLAPTYEEKIVANVEIRETFKISKVGTIAGCMVLDGKITRNSKIRIIREGVVIYTGELASLKRFKDDVKEVNAGYECGLNIQNFNNIEVGDIVEAYENVEVKRKL, encoded by the coding sequence ATGTCAGAAGACAAATCCATAAAATTAATTAAAGCAGTAAAGGAGCTTAACATTGGAATGAACACTATTGTTGACTTTTTATCCTCAAAGGGGTTTAAGGTCGACAAATCGCCCAACGCAAAATTGGATGGCGATATGTACAATACATTGTTAAAGGAATTTGCTGCTGACAAATATCTGAAGGAAGAAGCCAAACAAATCAACATAGGCAAAATACGCCGTGATGAGCCTGGCCAAAACCCTGAAAAACCATTAGAACAAAAGCCACGTGGCCGTGATTTTGAACAGGAAGAGATCCTGATCAAAAACATCACGCATACACCTGCTGCAACTGCTGCGCCAAAACCGCAACCAGAAGAGCAGGCAAACGAGCGCAGTGATGCGTTGCCAGGGGTAAAAGTTATTGGCAAAATTGACCTTAACAACCTTAGTGGTAAAGCGCCTGAACCTAAAAAGGAAGAGCCGAAACAACCACAAGCCGAGGAAGTTAAACCAGAACCGGTTAAACAACCGGAACCTCCTGCTGCCAAGCCCGAAGTGCCGCAGGCAGAAGTTAAGCCAGAACCGGTTAAACAGACAGAAGCACCGGTTGCGCCAAAACCGCAACCAGAAACTCCTGCTGCTAAACCAGCAGAACCACAGGTAGAAGCTAAGCCTGTTGCAGAAAAACCTGCAGCAACACCGCCACCAGCTACTGCAACGCCAGCACCGGCTCAGGCACCAGCCGCTACAACCGGTACTACGCCAACCCATGATGACAATGACGTTATACGCGCAAGGGCACAACGCCTTAGCGGACCAAACATTGTTGGCAAGATCACCCTGCCGGTTAATGAGCCGCGTCGTGGAGGCCCTGTAGCATCGTCTTCAAACTCAAACAGCGCCGATCATAAACGCAAACGTAAGCGTAAAGATTTGCCAGGTCAGAATAACCAGCAACAGCCGGGAGGACAAGGCCAGCAAGGGCAGGGACAAGGGCAAGGCGGCAATAACCAGCGCGGTCCGCAGCAAGGCGGCAATCGCCCGGGCTATGGCAACCGTCCTGGTTTTGGTAACCGCCCTGGTCAGGGTGGACAAAACGGAGGTGGTAACAACCGCCCCGGTGGTTATGGAAACCGCAATGCGCCAACCACGCCAAAAGAAGAACCATCAGAAAAAGAAATACAAGATCAGATTAAAGCAACGCTTGCCCGTTTAAGCGGAGCGGGTAAATCTGGTAAATTTGCACAGCGTGCAAAGTTCCGCCGTCAGAAACGCGATGATATAGCAGCATCGGCAGAAGAGGCAGCATTGGAACAGGAAATGCAATCCAAAGTATTGAAGGTTACCGAGTTTGTTACCGCAAACGAGTTAGCTTCGATGATGGATGTAGGCGTAACACAGGTTATATCAACCTGTATGAGCCTGGGCATGTTTGTGTCTATCAACCAAAGGCTTGATGCTGAAACGCTTACCATAGTAGCTGAAGAATTTGGCTACCAGATTGAGTTTGTCAAGCCGGAGGATGAAGAGGCTGATCTGGAAGAAGTAGATAACGAAGCAGACCTGATTCCACGTGCACCTATTGTAACCATCATGGGCCACGTTGACCACGGTAAAACTTCATTACTTGACTTTATACGCAAAACTAACGTTATCGGCGGCGAGGCCGGTGGTATTACCCAGCACATTGGTGCTTATGAGGTAAAACTGCCTAACGATAAAGGCAAGATCACCTTCCTGGATACACCGGGTCACGAAGCGTTTACCGCAATGCGTGCACGTGGTGCCCAGGTAACAGATATTGTTATCATTGTAATTGCAGCTGACGATAGCGTGATGCCGCAAACGCGCGAGGCCATTAACCATGCGCAGGCAGCCAATGCTCCGATCATTTTTGCATTCAACAAAATGGATCGTCCTGGTGCTAATGCAGATAAAGTGCGTGAGCAGCTGGCTGGCATGAACATCCTGGTCGAAGAGTGGGGCGGTAAATACCAAACCCAAGAAATTTCGGCCAAAACAGGTATGAACGTTGAGCTATTGCTTGAAAAAGTATTACTGGAAGCGGAGATACTTGAACTTAAGGCAAACCCTAAAAAACGTGCCGTAGGTACTGTTATTGAGGCTGCTTTAGATAAAGGCCGTGGTATTGTAACCACTGTACTTGTACAGGCAGGTACTTTACGTGTAGGAGATCCGATTTTAGCAGGTTGTTACAGCGGCCGTGTGAAGGCCTTGTTTAACGAACGTGGCCAGCGGATTGACAATGTAGGCCCGTCATCACCGGTACAGGTACTGGGTATGCAGGGTGCACCAACAGCTGGTGATAAATTTAATGCACTTGAAAGCGAGACCGAAGCCCGCGATATTGCCAACAAACGTTTGCAGTTACAACGCGAACAGGGCTTACGTACGCAGAAACATATTACACTTGATGAAATTGGCCGCCGTTTAGCTATCGGTAACTTTAAAGAGCTTAACGTTATTGTTAAAGGTGACGTGGATGGTTCGATCGAGGCCTTGTCAGATTCATTACTGAAACTGTCAACCGATCAGATCCAAGTAAACATTATCTCTAAAGCGGTTGGGCAAATCTCTGACTCAGACGTATTGTTAGCTTCTGCTTCAGATGCGATCATCATCGGTTTCCAGGTACGCCCTTCAGGCAGCGCACGTAAACTTGCCGAGCAAGAGCAAATCGACATCCGTCTGTACTCGATCATCTATGATGCGATCAATGAGATCAAGGCTGCGATGGAAGGTATGCTTGCGCCAACATACGAAGAGAAGATTGTTGCCAACGTTGAGATCCGCGAAACGTTCAAGATCAGCAAGGTAGGTACAATTGCCGGCTGTATGGTACTTGATGGTAAAATCACACGTAACAGCAAGATCCGTATCATTCGCGAAGGTGTGGTAATTTACACCGGCGAACTGGCATCCCTAAAACGTTTCAAAGACGACGTGAAAGAAGTAAATGCAGGTTATGAGTGCGGTTTGAACATTCAAAACTTCAACAACATTGAAGTAGGTGACATTGTAGAAGCTTACGAAAACGTAGAAGTAAAACGCAAACTGTAA
- a CDS encoding PA0069 family radical SAM protein, giving the protein MPFEENPEFFKGRGAQVNTHSKFLKNKYVLAHQEALDEPMLENSTTQFYHETPKKIVSESKSPDLGHMHSINPYQGCEHGCIYCYARNSHEYFGFSAGLDFERKIIIKENAPELLEQYFNKRNYQPVPILLSGNTDCYQPAERNLEITRKLLQVFLKYKHPVSIITKNNLILRDIDIISQLSALNLVHVNVSITSLNEQLRQKLEPRTVTASGRLTVIEKLSAIGVPVRVMAAPIIPGLNSNEVADIIRAAANRGALDAGFTIVRLNGSIGDIFTDWIHKTFPDRAEKVLNMIASCHGGQINDSEFGRRMVGDGNIADSIKQLYRVACNRFLTGREMPPYNLSLFTPRSGKQTSLF; this is encoded by the coding sequence ATGCCATTTGAGGAGAATCCGGAGTTTTTTAAAGGCCGTGGGGCACAGGTAAATACGCATAGTAAGTTTCTGAAAAACAAATATGTTTTGGCGCATCAGGAAGCGCTTGACGAGCCTATGCTTGAAAACAGTACTACCCAGTTTTATCATGAAACACCTAAGAAGATAGTAAGCGAGTCAAAAAGTCCTGATTTAGGGCATATGCATTCTATCAACCCATATCAGGGATGTGAGCATGGCTGTATCTATTGTTATGCCCGTAACAGCCACGAATACTTTGGCTTTAGTGCCGGCCTTGATTTTGAGCGAAAGATCATTATCAAAGAGAATGCGCCTGAGCTGCTTGAGCAATATTTTAATAAGCGGAATTACCAGCCGGTACCTATCCTTTTATCTGGAAATACAGATTGCTATCAGCCTGCCGAGCGTAACCTGGAGATTACACGCAAGCTTTTGCAGGTTTTTTTAAAGTATAAACATCCGGTTAGTATCATTACCAAAAATAACCTGATACTACGTGATATTGATATTATAAGCCAGCTATCTGCGCTTAACTTGGTGCATGTAAATGTTTCTATCACCTCGTTAAATGAACAGCTAAGGCAAAAGCTGGAGCCGCGAACGGTAACAGCATCTGGCCGTTTAACTGTTATTGAAAAACTGTCAGCCATTGGTGTGCCGGTGCGTGTGATGGCTGCACCTATTATACCTGGGCTTAACAGTAACGAAGTGGCCGACATTATTAGGGCCGCCGCCAACAGGGGCGCCTTAGATGCAGGATTTACCATTGTAAGGCTTAATGGCAGTATCGGTGATATATTTACCGACTGGATACACAAAACATTCCCAGACAGGGCAGAAAAGGTGTTGAATATGATTGCCAGTTGCCACGGTGGTCAGATCAATGATAGTGAATTTGGCAGGCGCATGGTAGGCGATGGTAACATTGCCGACTCTATTAAGCAGCTTTACCGCGTTGCCTGTAATCGGTTTTTAACCGGACGAGAAATGCCGCCTTACAATCTGAGCTTATTTACACCTCGCTCCGGAAAGCAAACAAGTTTGTTTTAG
- a CDS encoding response regulator has translation MTNQKFQIALVDDHKLFRSGIASLINQLDNYTVLFEASNGNELITRFSNVNPPHIVVLDINMPEMDGFLTTQWLKKNAPDTRIIILSMYQDAEKVLSMVKLGVHGYLLKDSEPEEFEKALREVTNGELYYPSFVTRHLVESYSKPDINVKLNTREVEFLKLVGTEMTYKEIADKMNISVRTVDGYRDQLFEKLQVKSRVGLVIYAIKNNLMQL, from the coding sequence ATGACGAATCAAAAGTTTCAGATAGCATTAGTTGATGATCATAAACTTTTCCGGAGCGGTATAGCTTCGCTGATCAATCAGCTTGATAACTACACCGTTCTGTTTGAAGCCTCTAACGGTAATGAACTCATTACCAGGTTTAGTAATGTTAATCCGCCGCATATAGTAGTGCTTGACATTAATATGCCAGAGATGGATGGTTTTTTAACTACGCAATGGCTTAAAAAGAATGCGCCAGATACACGTATTATCATACTTTCGATGTATCAGGATGCGGAGAAGGTATTGTCAATGGTTAAACTTGGCGTACATGGCTACTTACTTAAGGATTCGGAACCTGAAGAATTTGAAAAGGCATTAAGAGAAGTAACTAATGGTGAGCTTTATTATCCGTCTTTTGTTACAAGGCATTTGGTAGAAAGCTATAGCAAACCCGACATAAATGTTAAACTTAATACCAGGGAAGTAGAGTTTTTAAAACTGGTAGGTACCGAAATGACCTATAAAGAAATTGCTGATAAAATGAATATCAGCGTTAGAACGGTTGACGGCTACCGTGATCAGCTTTTTGAAAAACTGCAGGTAAAAAGCAGGGTGGGCCTGGTGATATATGCTATAAAAAACAACCTGATGCAGTTGTGA
- a CDS encoding sensor histidine kinase, which produces MAEKIDFWMLLTVAIGILAMFVAVIISILFVYQRKTYEHRKKVTAIEETLKQEILKTQIEVQDQTLTYISREIHDNITQVLSFVKLSLGVKNNDPVKVQQKIDESRELLAQTINDLRDLSKSLSFDTIKALGLADTIRFEVDRINKSDLVKMDYAIIGEPYELSEQQELILFRIFQESVNNALKHAEASVIKVEISYLPEIFKLSVADNGKGFPIEILNEHRGSGLKNLQNRGKLVGADVMIDSIPANGCQVAVSLPIDIKNFHDESKVSDSIS; this is translated from the coding sequence GTGGCTGAAAAAATTGATTTCTGGATGTTACTTACTGTGGCTATTGGCATACTGGCTATGTTTGTGGCTGTTATTATTTCAATTTTATTTGTTTATCAGCGTAAAACTTATGAGCACAGGAAAAAAGTTACGGCGATAGAAGAAACGCTTAAACAGGAAATATTAAAAACGCAGATCGAAGTGCAGGATCAGACCCTTACTTATATTAGCCGCGAAATTCATGATAACATTACACAGGTACTTTCATTCGTTAAACTGTCGCTTGGCGTAAAAAATAATGACCCGGTTAAAGTGCAGCAGAAAATAGACGAAAGCCGCGAATTGCTTGCACAAACTATCAATGATCTGCGCGACCTGTCAAAAAGCTTAAGCTTTGATACCATAAAAGCCCTTGGGCTGGCCGATACCATCAGGTTTGAGGTAGATCGTATCAATAAAAGTGATCTTGTGAAAATGGACTACGCCATAATTGGCGAACCTTATGAACTTTCTGAGCAGCAGGAACTGATCCTGTTCAGGATATTTCAGGAAAGTGTGAACAATGCACTAAAACATGCCGAGGCCTCTGTTATTAAAGTGGAGATCAGTTACCTGCCCGAAATATTTAAGCTTTCTGTTGCTGATAACGGAAAAGGGTTTCCGATAGAGATACTAAATGAACACCGTGGGTCGGGCCTGAAAAACCTGCAAAACCGCGGTAAGCTTGTTGGGGCAGATGTGATGATTGATAGTATACCAGCTAATGGCTGCCAGGTTGCTGTTAGCCTGCCAATAGATATTAAAAACTTCCATGACGAATCAAAAGTTTCAGATAGCATTAGTTGA
- a CDS encoding 30S ribosomal protein S16 — translation MATKIRLQRHGKKGKPFYYIVVADSRAPRDGRFIERLGSYNPNTNPATIDINFDKTLDWVNNGAQPTDTCRAILSYKGVLYRKHLQGGVAKGALTAEQAEEKFNAWLDQKTGKITGKKSGLATAKEEARKAALAAEAKKKEDRAAAIAAKNAPVAEETTEAAEETEGATEAPAEETAE, via the coding sequence ATGGCAACTAAAATCAGATTGCAAAGACATGGTAAAAAGGGCAAACCTTTTTATTACATTGTAGTAGCCGACTCTCGCGCACCACGCGACGGCCGTTTTATTGAGCGTTTAGGCTCTTATAACCCAAACACTAACCCAGCTACTATCGATATCAACTTCGATAAAACTTTAGATTGGGTTAACAATGGTGCACAGCCAACCGATACCTGCCGTGCTATCCTTTCATACAAAGGTGTATTATACCGCAAGCACTTACAAGGCGGTGTTGCTAAAGGTGCATTAACTGCTGAACAGGCTGAGGAAAAATTCAATGCATGGTTAGACCAGAAAACAGGTAAAATTACCGGTAAAAAATCAGGTTTAGCTACCGCTAAAGAAGAAGCCCGCAAAGCTGCTTTAGCTGCTGAAGCTAAGAAAAAAGAAGACAGAGCTGCTGCTATTGCTGCTAAGAATGCTCCTGTTGCTGAAGAAACTACCGAAGCTGCTGAAGAAACAGAAGGCGCAACTGAAGCTCCTGCTGAAGAAACAGCTGAGTAA